A section of the Apostichopus japonicus isolate 1M-3 chromosome 1, ASM3797524v1, whole genome shotgun sequence genome encodes:
- the LOC139976888 gene encoding small nuclear ribonucleoprotein E-like, translating to MAYKGQKVQKVMVQPINLIFRYLQTRSRIQVWLYDQINIRIEGHIIGFDEYMNLVLDDAEEYHMKLQTRKPLGRILLKGDNITLIQNVQQE from the exons ATGGCTTACAAAGGGCAAAAAGTCCAGAAAGTGATGGTCCAGCCTATT AACTTGATTTTCAGGTACCTTCAAACG agaTCCAGAATTCAAGTATGGTTATATGATCAGATAAACATTAGAATAGAAGGTCACATTATT GGTTTTGACGAATACATGAATCTTGTATTAGATGATGCTGAGGAATACCACATGAAACTTCAGACAAGAAAACCACTAG GTAGAATATTACTGAAAGGAGATAACATAACGCTGATACAGAACGTACAACAGGAATGA